The following proteins are co-located in the Triticum aestivum cultivar Chinese Spring chromosome 1A, IWGSC CS RefSeq v2.1, whole genome shotgun sequence genome:
- the LOC123071797 gene encoding uncharacterized protein, with the protein MDFKNLVIGFLGQLETYEVLLDHKRASHRQLVQVMRRNLVTFSEPMRFAFLFKLNLTIFQLGNLCAVLDVPVKKNELYRNLSYHFNDWSNYSEKCRQGREKFDAEWQRSDPEFSKYILSGIPTFDALLNFVSLLSNKNHKKSREEESEKHMKQSFGNLEDRKEGGGDEDPPSDKDGNKERRKKKDTSSAWFFEAPVMPFHWIDRGSDIVKEYAFYVLKQRWSYTCVKQLIERLISAKAMENDFIPDVDCPSVGFPLVLTCFSNNLFRRDPLKLADDGGEFQSTVQYIDAFLLIIGNPAQTDSHIFTLGSPNNDFTVRQLAELMTEETEFFVLKVDESPYIFGPREGVPWVLACFSENLLRRETWKLADGGNCQRTYVCIKEAIEAPLLMIAHGHVPGEQPLIAVSSTRLYGEGYDDRILDVTLIIKQLVGHISTVGGPSTFTAREFTEMVHGSVSGEPPLEEPLIEASMEQFLGKYDDSNDKRIPGVIPNNKKQLGESPLEDPLIEVSIEQFLGEGYDDSNKRIPDVMLINKQLGWNPNDASPKELLATALTTLQHKTRQTSCRKADVTGSIVELHNMPRSWILRRHC; encoded by the exons ATGGATTTTAAGAATTTGGTTATTGGTTTCCTTGGACAATTAGAGACCTATGAAGTGCTACTAGACCATAAACGGGCATCTCATAGGCAATTAGTCCAAGTCATGCGCCGCAATTTGGTGACTTTTTCTGAGCCAATGAGATTTGCTTTTCTGTTCAAGCTAAATCTCACAATATTTCAACTTGGAAATCTGTGTGCTGTGTTGGATGTTCCTGTCAAAAAGAATGAGTTATACCGGAATCTTTCTTATCATTTCAATGATTGGAGCAATTACTCTGAGAAGTGCAGACAAGGAAGAGAAAAATTTGATGCAGAATGGCAACGATCTGATCCAGAGTTTAGCAAGTACATATTATCAGGAATTCCCACGTTTGATGCTCTGTTAAATTTTGTGAGTCTGTTGTCAAATAAAAACCACAAGAAAAGTAGGGAAGAGGAATCTGAAAAGCACATGAAACAATCTTTTGGAAATCTAGAAGATCGCAAGGAGGGTGGTGGGGATGAGGATCCTCCAAGTGATAAAGATGGTAATAAAGAGAGACGTAAGAAGAAAGACACATCTTCCGCCTGGTTCTTTGAGGCCCCTGTGATGCCATTCCATTGGATTGATAGAGGATCAGACATAGTAAAG GAGTATGCATTTTATGTGCTGAAACAGAGATGGTCCTACACATGTGTGAAACAACTTATTGAGAGGCTTATTTCTG CTAAAGCAATGGAGAATGACTTCATTCCTGATGTTGATTGTCCCAGCGTGGGTTTTCCGCTGGTTTTGACTTGCTTCAGCAAC AATCTCTTTCGCAGAGATCCCCTGAAGCTTGCTGATGATGGCGGCGAGTTCCAAAGCACTGTCCAATACATTGACGCTTTTCTTTTGATCATT GGGAACCCTGCTCAAACGGATTCTCATATCTTCACTCTTGGGAGTCCCAACAATGATTTTACTGTTAGGCAACTTGCTGAATTGATGACAGAG GAAACTGAATTTTTCGTGCTTAAAGTAGACGAGTCACCCTACATCTTTGGTCCCAGGGAGGGCGTTCCATGGGTTTTGGCTTGCTTCAGTGAA AACCTCCTGCGCAGAGAGACCTGGAAGCTTGCTGATGGCGGGAATTGTCAGAGAACTTATGTTTGCATCAAGGAAGCCATTGAagctcctcttttgatgatt GCACATGGCCATGTCCCAGGAGAGCAACCTTTGATTGCTGTGAGTTCCACACGACTCTATGGTGAAGGATACGATGACAGGATTCTTGATGTTACTCTAATCATAAAGCAGCTAGTAGGTCACATCTCCACTGTTGGGGGTCCCAGCACATTCACTGCTAGGGAATTTACTGAAATG GTACATGGCAGTGTCTCAGGAGAACCACCGCTGGAGGAACCTTTGATTGAGGCGAGCATGGAGCAGTTCTTGGGCAAATATGATGATAGCAACGACAAGAGGATCCCTGGTGTGATCCCAAACAACAAGAAGCAGCTAG GAGAGTCACCGCTGGAGGATCCTTTGATTGAGGTGAGCATAGAACAGTTTTTGGGCGAAGGATATGACGACAGCAACAAGAGGATTCCTGATGTGATGCTGATCAACAAGCAGCTAG GGTGGAACCCAAACGATGCCTCTCCAAAGGAACTGCTGGCGACGGCACTGACGACCTTGCAGCACAAGACCAGGCAGACAAGTTGTCGAAAGGCAGATGTCACAGGCTCCATCGTCGAGTTACACAACATGCCGCGGTCTTGGATTCTGCGGCGACACTGCTGA